The Drosophila sulfurigaster albostrigata strain 15112-1811.04 chromosome 3, ASM2355843v2, whole genome shotgun sequence genomic sequence GTGGGGGCCCGAAAGGAAGAAATAAAATGTCGAGCTCGCGGTAAGTGGTGAACTAATGTGTGGAGCAAAATGATTGTGCTTGtaatgtttttgatttgatgGGATGGAAAAGTGCCGCAGACGACAACGTAATACTCTATCTCATCAAATGACTTACACAATGTTACGAGTGCTGTGATTTTTactaaatattctaaatttgtaattttctcATGGTCGGTTGTTATGTGAAGGACTCTAAGCGGCAACTGGACACGGGGCAAACATTATGAAGTTGActttttcccaaaaaaaaggagaaacaTATTCAAAGCAAGAACTAACTATAAAATGAAAGGAAGCGGAAATGTTCAGGCAAGAGTCGAGCATGCAACAGGAAGCAACACAAGAcccaaacacatacacatacacatcgagaaagagagagcgaggagagagtgagagataaGCACAAAAGGAGATAGTGCGACACTTTTATGAACAGTGCAACAAAAGCTAGATAGTATAATAACAGGCACTACAactgcaataataacaacagtcacagcaacagcaacagcaatattACGAGGAacagcttgttgttgtctctggTCTGTTGTACAAGCAAATAAAGGCGTGACACAGTTCTTGCATTCTCAtccactcgcacacacacacagacacatggACAGTTAGTGACAATGCACACAGATGTAGAAACACATGGTCGTATCTTATTTATAGtcctgttgctactgctgcttcaGTCAAAGTCAGTCAACCGGGCCAGCCAGTCACTTGTACTTTACTtctgcagcaattgcaacaaagcCTCATAGGTAGCCTTTGCCTTTGTGTCCTGTTTGCATTATTTTCCACttaccctctctctctctctctctctctctctcttcctctgaGTTCTTTTGCGACAAACAGCATAGGTAAAAACCTGCCGTTCGACTAGAGACATGGAAGTGGCATAGTTGTAAATTGTTTCAGTACCAAATGAAGTGCCACTTAAGAGCCACTTGATAAATGAATCTATTTGCCTGCTGACAACTAAATCCCTTGAAGCagtaaatatagaaatactCCTCGTACTATTTGTATAAGAAATTCATTAAGTCGTCATTTAAAGAGTTTTCACCTCTCAAATTGACTTCGAATAAGCTTCGGCAAGTccataaaactaattaaaattaatggcATTTTGATTTGTTAAGCCAGGCATTTTACTTAATTGCGTTCCGCATGACATTTTCCTCAGCACAATGAAAAGGAAGGGATGCTAATTATGTTCAGATTTGTGTGGCTCAATAAAAATGGTGTTATATTACTATATCGGTTGATTAGgataataatatatgatataGTCATAATGCTGAATTTCTTTATCCTTTGGTCCGAACCCCACTTTTGTATCGCAGTTTAAAATTGATCCCGAAACTCGCAATACAATTGCATTGATTTCAGTACAAATCGTAGATTACTATACCTATAAGGAATAAGGACGTAATTGAATAACAtctgcacgcagatcaagtttgtttcccACTTTTCAAAAcggaaaaaaaacataaaattagatattattatgtatttatgaacCGAATAAAGcgattggtatatttttgttgctgataatacggtatatatatttaaaatgtggtTTTATGGAAAGTgagtagtgggtatctcattGTAGTGCATACTCGAAGTTAGTTTtgtaacttgtttttttatatttatattttgacgTTAATTACTGTTTGCTCGAGCTAATTCTATTTTTCCagatttatataatataataatacttataatacaatttaatatattcaagaCAACGATTTTAAATGACAGATGCTAATTAcgcatttgcaatatttatactaGATTTGCAGTAGaggaaaatatataatattttaaaatatagcgCACTTAACACTAACTACATGCATATATTCAAGTGCAACAGGAAAGaagtcaaatataaaaataagtactGCTCTCATACAAGTAATTTAACAGTTGAAATCAATTCCAATGTTGATTGATTGTTGTCAATTCAAATGGGTGTCAATCAAATGAGCTTTATTTCCCCAATTGATAtctttatatatgtgtgtgtgtgtggttctCAAGTgagttcttttgtttttgttgaatacTGTGGCATCATTACCACTCGTATTTGCAGCGATAAGAGAGTGTGACAACGTGTGGCATCCACCTCATGCAGGTTGCAGTGTCAGATTGGCAAGCAGTGCACATGTTCACCATTACTTAAAGTGCATTAGATGGCAAATGCAACTTACCGCAAAAAAACTCAAGACCACTTTATCCCCATGCTATCATCCAGCTTCGGGGCACACGTGTCCCATCAACTTgtggccaaagccaaaacacagagagagagagagagagagagagaaagagagagagaacctCGCAGAGGTTTAAAGTGCAGTCAGCACATACTCAACGTTGACCTTTCACATTGGGGGCTAAAGAAGCTTCGCTGCgtgacgttgacgtcgcctCGCATGTTGAAAACCATTTGATATGGTCGTGTATGTTCCTATAGTCGCGACACTTGATAAAATTAATGAGCATCGACtcagccaaaaacaaaatgaaaataaaaatgaaaatacaaataaaacagaagacagaagacaaacaacaacgtgAACCAATTGAATTAAGGGGGCCCCAGAGATAAATATTAAGAGGAGGGTTCTCATCAAATTGCTTGGGGAACAAAAGTTGTCCACATGGGATTGTGCAACCTTAATAGCAACAGATTCTATGACATGGCCCTATTTTTTACACTTTACTGAGCTAAgccttcaaaaaaaaacagtgaaCTGCTTAATTTAAAGAGCATTCAGAAAAGTCAACGCTTCGGGGTCGATTcctaaagcaacaaaaaccgACCAATGcataaagaaaaagtaaaagacGAACTGTATGTGaaaggagaaaaaaataaaacaaaaataacgagaaatactcgtataataaaaagaagaaaaactgtTGCCTGCTTTCAGGCGATGCGGCTGCCGTTTCTAAATGTCAGCGTGTAATAAAATTTGGACGCCTTTTACGCATTTTTAAGTTTGCGCCGCTTTcgcataaatgaaattattaacaaataaatgaaaaatgcgcAGTAAAagtgaattataatttttgttttcttcattgCTTTCGctttatcaacatttttaatattttcattcaattttgcaGGTTGCCCGCACCAAGCATAAATATCAAAGGTGAGTGTGGGAATACACACgcgtgtgtatttgtgtgtgtgtgtgtgagtgtgccgAGAAACCGAGGAGACGCTGCCGTGTATATgagtagtttttttttttatattttacttgaaTTGAATTGGGAGTAAAAATAAGAAGCTGAGAGGGGTTATTCGGGCTCgggttcgagttcgagttctgGCACcggttgctggctgctggctgctggctgtcGTGTCAATTCAATCAACTTGCTTTCTTGCCGACTGACTCCCCTTGCGCCTCCTTTGGCTGTTGgttatacaaatgaaaatttattgtatatgCTTTATGCATGCGTTGACACAATATATGTGGATACAGGACCTCACGACTATGGGACTACAGGAGCGCACcgagcacacacatacacacatgtatatgcgtataatacattttcaatttgctgcacAAGACACTCGACAAACTGCGTcgtttaaaatgaaaatttcccaagcaaaaatgaaaagcattaatataaatgtatataaatatatatatttatatttcacttttttttttgtgtctatTGTGATGCGAAAAttggaaaacttttgcttaaaAGCAAGCACAAAGCACTCGTTTGACCGCCTCTGCAGATGCAACATTACCCATACGCCGCATGGTCCTGTCACTTAATTAACGTATTCAGCGCACTTCTTCATTTCAGTCAGTTGCCAAAAACGTCTGCAGAGGTTTTCAAAGCAAAAGGTTAGATACAGAAATTAAAAaggcagcacaaaaaaaagaacaaaaaagaaaaaaaaaataatgaaaaaacttaaaacttgaGTTTTGCGATCTTAGGAGCTGGAAAGTTTCGGCAGTCCGTGCACAGAAAGTAACTTTTAACCTTTGCCAAGTACGAAGCTCGTCTGGGATTGTGGCATGGGAAATGGGGAAAGCATTGTAATAGGTAGCTAATAGCTTGGGGTATTTACCTTAATACCAAGCCTGATGTTTGTTGCTACCTCTGTTAACACAGATGCCTGCCGTCGcgtcgttgttgcttttctctctctctctctctctctctctctctgtctattgCGCGCAttctcattcgcattcgcattcttCTCTAGCGAGCGCATTTACAAGTCATTTACATATGCGACGGCTCAGCTTGCTGGGCACAAAAACAAGAATATTGAAGCAACAGTGGAGCAGAGCAACAGGGCAACATGCCGCGCTCTTGCGGagttgcattaaaatttatgcttACAAAGCCGTTTAGTCAACAACTGCAATGTCTACAGCTGATACAGTGAATCGCCTTTCCTCTGCTCAGTTTCATGCTCAAGCTTCGagaattttcatttgctgagctgaactgcaacaaaaaacatatcAGGCtactttaaatatagtttaagCTTGTTGGCAAgcttgaaattaattataaactcATTTgcatctaaataaataatacggAAGTTAGAGCTTTCCAAGTGTAGCATGAGTGCAAGAAGTCGACAGACTAGAAATTCAGATACCACAACGACTTGTTTAAAAAGagtttaattaataaagtaaaggcaaatatttaaacgGTGCACTTTGTGAACTTTGTGTGCAGAGATTCTTTATCCTTGAActgattattaattattgcaaTCCGTcttcatattattataatgttatAATTGAGCAACATACTTCCACCAGAATATCTGTATTGATTCTAACTTCAATGATGGTCTTAAGAGgcccatatatatatatatagttctTAATATCTCCATAATGATTGTGTATTAgttgtatttactttaattggAAAATGAACTAGGTCTGCAAAgtgtttcagtttttttcgCTCAGTATGTAGTGTGGTCGTTCACGAGTAAAAATGAGCTATTCTGTAATCAAACTGAATAAATTCATCTTCTTAGTTCTGCTTTATTCAGTTATTgtcttttaattttagtttgtaTTTACTCAGTTGTTCACTTTTTATCTTTAGTTCATTCCTActcaaatgctatatttgtgACTGTTTAAAGTTGTAAAATCAAACTAATAATCGAGAACGAATGGTGTATCCTATTTAGACCAAGTGCATCTGCTTCATTGATGCGATTCTATGATGCAAGTGTTTACAGCGAAGTCGCATCACGCGAATCTAAGCAGCTATTcataaataagtaaacatTCTCAGATATAATGAAGAATAATCAAAGGCATTCGAAAAATATCAacagaaaatgcaatttaagaaattatgcGACCCTGATGGCTttcaaaaagtataaatttatataaaattaattttttattcattaatcGACTCATTATACTAGGCAACTTGCTCTGCAAccattatatttttacaaagtGACCAAATTGGCGATTTTCTCCAAACAATTTCTTATCCTTGTGTTTATTTCCTGTcctttttttcgattttttttttttaaagaattgcaaagcaatttaaaataattttaagtcGCTAACATTGGCAAGGGAAAAAATCAGCTAATTTCCAACGATATCGCTGTATTTTCGACagatatacacaaatattaacCAAAGTATAGCCCCCTTCTCTGAATTTTTGCCGCATGATCAATGATTCGGCTCCATTCGCCGTCCATCTCTTATAGTACACAGTCGCATATGGAATGATGCGGTGGTATGTTTTACATAACATAATTTTCTAAGATGCAGACCAGTCTAAACATCGCATTAGCCGTACCTTTCTTACACACAGCTTATGGAATGATGCTAAAAAAACAGGGTATTAGATTACtgataaaaaaagaaacaaaagaacaTATTCAGTAAATTGAATGATGTTTACACAAAATGAATACAATAAAgcttatactatatacttgcTTGGAAATAGTAATtagaaaatgtattaataCACTAATGAGTTGACTATTATCACATGCAGCTAAGGAAGTGGGATTTAATTGAgaacattttgtataatttcatTGATCCATTGaggttaatttaatttaacctTACGACCCAATAGATTTGCCATATCTGTAGCTGTAATTTTCCCCACAATGTTCTACGAAGCATTAATATCGAGTATGCGAATAGATTTgccatttcaaatgcaattctGTAGCCCATGAAATTGACTTAGCCATATGTGTGTCCTGTGATGCACGCTCAACGAACGCACTTTTGATGTATTTTCCGAATGGCACTCGAATGTTTATATATGGGAGACACGGCGTTAAACCTCAGCGCATGCATGGTATTATATTATGTGAtctaatatatgtatatatagtatatatggtatattggcTAGGCACATCTGCAAACAGCCGATGACGTCATGGGGCAGAGTTCAAGTGTGGCATggatacagagagagaggttAGGGGGCAGCGAGTCACGTAAAAGTAGCTCGTTAAAAATTGATGATGTGCATCAATGCGTGACGATATGGCTTTCAGGCTAAGAGGACATGCCACGTGGCACGCCCACTTCATTGGCGGACGTGCAGATGGAGGGCGTTGTTAACCCATTGGCGGTTGCCAcctttgttattatatttattttattttattttgttgttgttttttttgttgttgtttattttgttaccTTTGAGCATTTATCAACGTATTTGTTTTAAGATTTATGACATTTTAAAGCCGCATTAGAACTCATAAAAAAGTCACAATAATAAAGCAGCTGCGCGATATATTCGTACTCTTGTCTCACGACAACTTTTCTAAATGCTTTGCATACATCTTCAGGACACCACGCTTTTcctatgcgagtgtgtgtgtgtgtgtatgtgtgagtgtgtgtgtcgtgcGTGTGCAGTCGACTTGCTAACCGGAGCACtgatacataaatatgtaatgcATGTCAGTTTGGTTTTGTGCTTTGatttaacagcaacagcgactggCGGCAGTGTCGTTGATTTATGGCCATACGTTGCCTTCTAAAAGTATGCCACACTCCCTTGCGCCCAGCGATGACATATAAGTAGGTTGCCTGATAAGTAATCGCCTCTATTGCAATCtcgatttaaaaattgtaaagacCTTACCACTAGATagcaaattcttaaaattttattactgggttttcatttatttcatttaataaattaagtataatactttttttctgAATActtatagttttttttgccaacatttcaattacatttttatatacataattttacaatatttaatctaccactttattaaaatgtaaaataatatcTAAAGCGAGTCTTTGGTTAGTCATTATCTCAAGGAATGTTTTTcgactaaaataaatttatactcaatttaaatacaattttacaaaaaatctatttaatcTTATTTACCAATGATAAGCTCCGAAATGTTtctcataattaaaaattataaagaatCTATTTCTATTGcaaagtccaaaaaaaaaaaaaaacattttctttactttatttattttgtttattttacttatggtatttagtttattaattttatttactttgtttattttatttatattatttattttttatgttttatgttccTTATATACGCACCGATCGCACCTCGCGGGTGAGCGTATAAAAATTCCGCTAGACGTacgcaaatttaattagtgcACAGACGCGCTTAGCTCCCCAAAAAGAGTGCAGCGAAATGTGCGAAATATGAGAAAATGcgaaatgtttttctttcagCTTGCCTGGCTACGAAATATATATCGTATCATACTTTAGACGATGCGCACATAAAATCTGCCTTTAATGAAGACATATAAAAAGGTTATGTGCAGGCATCTTAAGGCCATAAAATCTTCATCAGCGCACATTGGTTTTCTAAAGAGCattttaaagtgcaaaatttCTGATTTATTTAGCTCTATTTCTAGGAACTAACAATAGACTTCAGCAAATATTGTCCTtaaatatctatatttattgTCACTGATTATCAGTTTTCGTTGCGtgaaatactttatttaacttttgctCTTAATGTCTGTGCTTGCTTTATGTTTCGGCTAAAGTCAAAGACTCAATTAAATCTCTAACAATGAGAATTACTTTGAGAAACTTCTTGGGCAACGAAAACTTGCAGAAGTTTATTGGCCAGGCTGATGGGACTGTATTGATTAAGGAGTGTCAATGCTGTTGCGCTTTTGCCCTCGCCAGCTAATtaagtttgagtttgagttgagGCAAGTGTGtgatattacgcatacgccatgtgtgACCCAAGTTCCATGAAGTTGACaacctttcttttttttttggttctaCTGAGGGAGgccaataaacaaaatgctgaatatatatatgcatttgtttttatggttACATGCGCCACTCAGGCAGCAAACTCAACGCATGTTATTTACCTaaaatattgcgcatacgccgcagTTGCCAATACGTATGATGTGCCAACACAAAAACTGGGCAAAAAACTCCCACGTGTGCTGAAAAATGCTTTTCAACCTAATGGAAAATTCAACGCGTTTACCTTTTTTGATAAACGAGTACAAGGAAAGCAGTTGCTTGGGCGGTGTGAAATGTGTTGTGTGCTTGTATGTGAAGGGGGATGATGGGGCGGGTGCTGTGTTAAGTCAAGCAGCGTTTAAGCTTCAAAGCGGTCGCACTCGAGTGTCAGGACGTAGGCCTAACAAAGGAGATTCCTAATACTTGGCTATTTCCGTTGAGTGTGTCGTATCCAATTGCTGAATAATATCACATATACAAATTCAAGTCAAATTTTAGAAGCTAAGGTGAAGTCatgcataattatttaaaacattagATCCCAAAACTTCGATGGCgtaaaatatttgctcaaagaaataaatttttgttcattttctgCGGATGCACCACAAAAAAGCTGATCGCATATTATGTAATTAGAAGTTGAAGGTTCGCATTGCATCGAATCAGATAGAGCCGGGTCTTTGGGCTTTCCTTTTATCTCCTCGGGATGATCAATAAACACTTCGTAATTATCCATAGTTTCTCGGAGCTGTCTCGAATATTGTACAAATTCGCTATAGGTAATGTAATACATATTGGGACATTGCCCAGTCACTGGACGATGGTAGCTGCAACGAACGTCTTGCATCCAGCGACGAGGTATTAATAGCTCCTTTCTAACGTCTTCAAACTGTTCCAACGAACTGCGATTGCAGCTCAAAGAGATGACGATGGAGCTGTAGAAGATGCCATCCTCAATTAGCTGTTTCGATGGCGGCCACTTGAAAAAAGCAGCGAGCACTCTGCGAAATCGCCCAATATTCGCATAGCCAGAATTTGTGAGTTGACTGAGCAACTTGGGAGACAAGAATGTAAAGCGAATGCACTTGAAAACATCTGGCAAATGGGAGCTTCGACTTGGCCAGTCTACGTCCAGCCAGTGGAGAGCGCAAAAAAAGAATCTGTTCTAGAATCAAAGCTATAAATTGTGTATTTCAagaattattataaaacaaagTACGCACCTCGCATTCAGTATTAACAGTAAGAAAATTTGATTGGAGTATAAAACACATCTGATCAATCGTAAGTTGCAGAAATTGCTGACTGCACATGACTGTTAGCGCGGATTTCGAGATGCGAGGAGTCATAGCCTGGCTGATATGCAAGAGATCAGTGGAATTTCGCAGGCTAtagataatataaaaaagcaTCGATCTCTCTGAATTCATTTCCATTGAGTGCATCAAGACAAGCATGAATTAATAATGGAATTTCCAGAAAGTAAACGGATCTTAAAATGTCTAATAGCTCTCTTCTTGGAATTTCCTTAGCTCTCAATAACATCCATTCGTATATAAAGTCAAAGGCATTTGCTGTCACTTGTGTCTGGCGTAGATCGATCGAAGTGTGTCCAATCAGCTTTCTAAAGTAAGCGGAGTTCATAGTCAGCACAAAGGCGTGGCAGGAGTATTGACGATCTGCCACTAGAACAACGGTATCTGGTTCAATGCCTTTCAGAATGAGCTGTATTATTGATTCCACAGTTGTTGAGTTCTTGATCGTCACactttccttttcctttttccaTTTAACTTCGAGACATTTCCTTGTGCATTTTTTGGCCACGGAGCACTCAACATTGCAACATTTGCGCATAAATTTGCCCGTTTCAATGCACCGAAAGTTTCTACCCAATTTCTTGCATGATCTCAGTTCACtggaatataatttatttcattgttaATCGGCCAACTGGGCGAGTCTTCGTTAACTTACGATTTATCCCATGATCCCGTTTTCTCAAGCTGCGGCCATAAGTTGTTTAAATAGTCAGCATATGGCTGTTTTAAATTCATGTTATGTATcgattgttttttcttttgttttgtatattaagTTTCTCTTTGTGaagtatttttctttgtaATGGTGACTGCTGCTTAAATgagttgaaattaattaatttatttggcaGACCGACTTAAGTTTgctaaatttatgtttaaatatttaatgctcaAATTATCTTTtcgcattttgtatttaccaTGCGTTTGAATTCCTTTACCAGTGTGtgattttgtttgattttcttggaaaactcataaaatatttacacattcTGAAGATTATGACAAAGTTTGTCATTTTAATCCCGATTGTTACCCTTTGGGTTTTCGTATGAAACTTGtcaattttcaatatgttTGCGTTTCTTTACTTTTTGACATTCTTTAATATGAAATGACACGTTGTTAAATGTCAAAAgcttttcttgattttatcctaGGGGTTATACTAGGTTAATATCAACTTTTTAACTCGAAATTCTATtgattgtataattttttacactgaaaaattaatgaacaattaaatacttaggtaaataaatagaattgaCAGTATAGACAGTATTTTCGCTGACACAGTTTTAAAACGCTTTctcaaaatgttgcaacaatTAATGCATCAATCTAACAATAAGTAGTTTGTTAAAAAAAGACTGAcagtaaaattaaaa encodes the following:
- the LOC133844303 gene encoding uncharacterized protein LOC133844303, translating into MLVLMHSMEMNSERSMLFYIIYSLRNSTDLLHISQAMTPRISKSALTVMCSQQFLQLTIDQMCFILQSNFLTVNTECENRFFFCALHWLDVDWPSRSSHLPDVFKCIRFTFLSPKLLSQLTNSGYANIGRFRRVLAAFFKWPPSKQLIEDGIFYSSIVISLSCNRSSLEQFEDVRKELLIPRRWMQDVRCSYHRPVTGQCPNMYYITYSEFVQYSRQLRETMDNYEVFIDHPEEIKGKPKDPALSDSMQCEPSTSNYIICDQLFCGASAENEQKFISLSKYFTPSKFWDLMF